A stretch of the Polaribacter pacificus genome encodes the following:
- a CDS encoding MBL fold metallo-hydrolase — MKITFLGTGTSQGVPMIASNHPVCLSKDSKDKRLRSSVLVSWDDNVFVVDCGPDFRQQMLREHVQHINGVLFTHEHADHTAGFDDLRPFSYQLGEVPVFLNERTFKSLEQRFSYVFDVKDRYPGAPKVAVNIVDKDPFDLNGLTVVPIEVLHGRLPVTCYRFQDFAYLTDVKHVSKEEKQKLKGLKVLVINALRIEEHPTHFNLQEALDFVSELAPEVAYFTHISHKLGFHAEVERTLPKNVHLAYDGLRIEV, encoded by the coding sequence ATGAAAATTACTTTTTTAGGAACAGGAACTTCACAAGGAGTTCCAATGATAGCGAGTAATCATCCCGTGTGTTTATCAAAAGACTCTAAAGATAAGCGTTTGCGTTCTTCGGTCCTTGTTTCTTGGGATGACAATGTTTTTGTGGTTGATTGCGGGCCAGATTTTAGACAGCAAATGCTGCGTGAGCATGTTCAGCATATTAATGGTGTTTTGTTTACGCATGAGCATGCTGATCATACCGCTGGGTTTGATGATCTAAGACCTTTTAGTTATCAATTAGGTGAGGTGCCTGTCTTTTTAAATGAGCGTACCTTTAAGAGTTTAGAACAACGATTTTCTTATGTTTTTGATGTAAAAGATCGATATCCAGGAGCGCCTAAGGTAGCTGTAAATATCGTTGATAAAGATCCTTTTGATTTGAATGGCTTAACGGTTGTTCCGATTGAAGTGCTACATGGAAGATTGCCTGTAACTTGTTACAGATTTCAAGATTTCGCATATTTAACGGATGTTAAACATGTTTCTAAAGAAGAGAAGCAAAAGTTAAAGGGGTTAAAAGTCTTAGTGATAAATGCACTCCGAATAGAAGAGCATCCAACGCATTTCAATCTGCAAGAGGCCTTAGATTTTGTCTCAGAATTAGCTCCAGAAGTAGCCTATTTTACTCATATCAGTCATAAGTTAGGGTTTCATGCTGAGGTAGAGAGAACACTGCCAAAAAATGTGCATTTAGCCTATGATGGTTTGCGTATAGAAGTCTAA
- a CDS encoding TonB-dependent receptor: protein MAVNLKGDQKINSVPTTKSKALRVNLNANIYGTFAEIGAGQETVRNFFRAGGASGTIAKAMSAYDKDFSDAIYGEEPDNRYVTESRLKKMLRHEMELMEERLSRTKHPDKLFFSYANTVATINFSKKFKGHGWVGFRFQLDPLEDYNEIVLHLRFKETDARLQQETLGVLGVNLIYGAFYMNDNPKDLVKSFYDNLDKDQLEIDMINFSGPRFMYVDNRLMSLQLVKNGMTNAVMFDANGNNLLPAQVLYKKNILALRGSFRPVTKVNMDMYEKSKALFFKENKVDPKTTQIIFEITLSNLRAEGEINERDFLDRAELLCSLGQKVMITNFQEYYKLVEYFSEFTKERMALAMGVYNLIQIFDEKYYRNVSGGILEAFGKMFYRDLKVYMYPYKEKETGDYITSDNLKVHPRMKELYKFFKHNGKLVDITDFDPEILHIFSRRVLKMITEGETGWEEMLPKGIAEIIKKDRLFGYSKRKMLKK, encoded by the coding sequence ATGGCAGTAAACTTAAAAGGAGATCAAAAAATAAATTCGGTACCTACAACCAAGAGTAAAGCTTTGCGTGTTAATTTAAACGCAAATATTTATGGAACCTTTGCAGAAATTGGAGCTGGTCAAGAAACCGTTCGTAATTTTTTTAGAGCTGGTGGTGCCTCTGGTACTATAGCAAAAGCCATGAGTGCTTATGACAAAGATTTCTCTGATGCCATTTACGGTGAAGAACCAGACAATAGATATGTAACAGAGTCTCGATTAAAAAAGATGCTTCGTCATGAAATGGAGTTGATGGAAGAGCGCTTAAGCCGAACCAAACATCCAGATAAGTTATTTTTTAGTTATGCAAATACTGTTGCTACTATAAATTTTAGCAAAAAATTTAAAGGTCATGGTTGGGTTGGTTTTCGATTTCAATTAGATCCACTTGAGGATTATAATGAAATTGTTTTGCATTTGCGCTTTAAAGAAACCGATGCTCGATTACAACAAGAAACATTAGGTGTACTTGGTGTAAATCTTATCTATGGTGCTTTCTATATGAATGACAACCCAAAAGATTTGGTTAAATCATTTTACGATAACTTAGATAAAGATCAGCTAGAAATTGATATGATTAATTTTTCTGGCCCTCGTTTTATGTACGTTGACAACCGTTTAATGAGTTTACAGTTAGTGAAAAACGGAATGACCAACGCTGTAATGTTTGATGCTAACGGAAACAACCTATTACCAGCACAAGTTTTATACAAAAAGAATATCTTGGCCTTACGTGGCAGTTTTAGACCTGTTACCAAGGTAAATATGGACATGTACGAAAAGTCCAAAGCCTTATTTTTTAAAGAAAACAAGGTTGACCCAAAGACCACTCAAATAATTTTTGAAATCACCCTATCAAATCTTCGAGCAGAAGGAGAAATAAATGAACGAGATTTCTTAGATAGAGCAGAACTTCTTTGCTCCTTAGGTCAGAAAGTAATGATTACCAACTTTCAAGAATACTACAAATTAGTGGAGTATTTTAGCGAGTTTACCAAAGAGCGCATGGCATTAGCCATGGGCGTATACAATTTGATTCAGATTTTTGATGAAAAGTATTACCGCAATGTAAGCGGGGGTATTTTAGAAGCTTTCGGGAAGATGTTTTACAGAGACCTTAAGGTATACATGTATCCTTATAAAGAAAAAGAAACTGGAGACTACATTACTAGCGACAACTTAAAAGTACATCCAAGGATGAAAGAATTATACAAATTCTTTAAACACAATGGAAAACTAGTAGACATTACAGATTTTGATCCAGAGATTCTTCATATTTTCTCTAGGAGAGTATTAAAAATGATTACCGA
- a CDS encoding alpha/beta hydrolase, which produces MKSELNYEVRQPKIKSENPPLLILLHGYGSNEMDLFSFAYSLPEELLIVSAQGPYEYGYGVNGWYDIALSDDGKKTSNLKQANSSLKKINNFIDYLTRTYHANPNKIFLLGFSQGAILSYAYSFLHPNKVQHVIGLSGYIDTHLLPKKDLIDGEIKTDYYVSHGAVDQVIPIELARKTPVFLNQHNLKHSYTEYPVGHAVAPQNFSSFRDWIAERL; this is translated from the coding sequence ATGAAATCCGAATTAAACTACGAGGTTCGTCAACCAAAAATTAAAAGTGAAAACCCGCCTTTACTAATCTTACTTCACGGCTACGGAAGCAATGAAATGGATTTGTTTTCATTTGCATACAGCCTACCTGAAGAGCTTCTTATTGTTAGCGCACAAGGCCCATATGAATATGGATATGGAGTTAATGGATGGTATGACATTGCTCTTAGTGATGATGGTAAAAAAACATCAAACTTAAAACAAGCTAATTCTTCTTTAAAAAAAATAAATAATTTTATAGATTACCTTACACGTACCTATCATGCAAATCCAAACAAAATTTTCTTACTTGGTTTTAGTCAAGGTGCAATATTAAGTTATGCTTATAGCTTTTTACACCCAAACAAAGTGCAGCATGTAATTGGCTTAAGTGGTTATATTGACACCCACTTATTACCAAAAAAGGATTTAATAGATGGAGAAATAAAAACAGATTATTATGTTTCTCATGGAGCTGTTGATCAGGTAATCCCTATTGAATTAGCCAGAAAAACACCTGTATTTTTAAATCAACACAACTTAAAACACAGCTATACTGAATACCCTGTTGGACATGCGGTTGCACCACAAAATTTTTCTAGTTTTAGAGATTGGATTGCAGAAAGACTTTAA